One window of Medicago truncatula cultivar Jemalong A17 chromosome 2, MtrunA17r5.0-ANR, whole genome shotgun sequence genomic DNA carries:
- the LOC11413265 gene encoding UDP-galactose/UDP-glucose transporter 5 isoform X1, with the protein MSEPPPSSSSSTTSTAVSFRDNLWKGTFAVSGIMLTLVTYGLLQEKIMRIPYGAEKEYFKHSLFLVFCNRIMTSAVSAGSLLASKKALDPVAPIYKYSLVSVTNILTTTCQYEALKYVSFPVQTLAKCAKMIPVMVWGTLIMQKRYKGPDYLLAFLVTLGCSVFILYPAGTDISPYSRGRENTVWGVLLMVGYLGFDGFTSTFQDKMFRGYDMEIHNQIFYTTLCSCLLSLTGLIVQGQMISAVEFVYRHHDCFFDIALLSTVATISQFFISYTIRTFGALTFATIMTTRQLVSIMLSCVWFSHPLSWEQWIGAVIVFGSLYAKSFWKKAPQKTTSSVAPVQNENSNDLKDNP; encoded by the exons ATGTCGGaaccaccaccatcatcatcatcctctacCACTAGCACGGCGGTTAGTTTCAGAGATAATTTATGGAAAGGAACTTTCGCTGTCTCCGGTATCATGCTCACTCTCGTCACCTATGGCCTCTTACAG GAAAAGATCATGAGAATACCATATGGAGCAGAAAAGGAGTATTTCAAGCATTCACTCTTTCTTGTTTTCTGCAACCGCATCATGACGTCAGCTGTTTCCGCTGGTTCTTTGCTG GCAAGTAAAAAAGCATTGGACCCAGTGGCTCCCATTTATAAGTATTCCCTTGTGTCGGTAACAAACATTCTAACCACAACTTGTCAGTATGAG GCCCTCAAATATGTTAGTTTTCCTGTTCAGACTCTTGCGAAATGTGCGAAAATGATACCAGTTATG GTCTGGGGTACACTTATCATGCAGAAGAGATATAAGGGACCTGACTATTTGTTGGCTTTTTTAGTTACCCTTGGCTGCTCAGTATTTATCTTATATCCG GCAGGAACAGACATAAGTCCATACAGTAGAGGAAGGGAAAATACAGTTTGGGGTGTTCTTCTAATGGTTGGCTATCTTGG GTTTGATGGCTTTACAAGCACATTCCAAGATAAGATGTTTAGAGGCTATGACATGGAGATACATAATCAGATATTTTATACAACACTGTGTTCTTGTCTTCTTAGCTTGACAG gtCTTATTGTACAAGGACAAATGATATCAGCAGTAGAATTTGTATATCGGCATCATGATTGTTTCTTTGACATAGCATTACTTTCAACT GTTGCAACAATcagtcaattttttatttcctacACAATTCGCACTTTTGGTGCTCTGACTTTTGCGACCATAATGACCACGAGACAG TTGGTGAGCATTATGTTGTCGTGTGTGTGGTTTTCTCATCCTCTTAGCTGGGAACAGTGGATTGGAGCC GTCATTGTCTTCGGTTCCCTTTATGCAAAAAGTTTCTGGAAGAAAGCACCTCAGAAGACAACCTCCTCTGTAGCACCTGTTCAAAATGAGAATTCGAATGATTTGAAGGACAACCCGTGA
- the LOC11413265 gene encoding UDP-galactose/UDP-glucose transporter 5 isoform X2, with product MASYRCLFLQEKIMRIPYGAEKEYFKHSLFLVFCNRIMTSAVSAGSLLASKKALDPVAPIYKYSLVSVTNILTTTCQYEALKYVSFPVQTLAKCAKMIPVMVWGTLIMQKRYKGPDYLLAFLVTLGCSVFILYPAGTDISPYSRGRENTVWGVLLMVGYLGFDGFTSTFQDKMFRGYDMEIHNQIFYTTLCSCLLSLTGLIVQGQMISAVEFVYRHHDCFFDIALLSTVATISQFFISYTIRTFGALTFATIMTTRQLVSIMLSCVWFSHPLSWEQWIGAVIVFGSLYAKSFWKKAPQKTTSSVAPVQNENSNDLKDNP from the exons ATGGCCTCTTACAG ATGTCTATTCTTGCAGGAAAAGATCATGAGAATACCATATGGAGCAGAAAAGGAGTATTTCAAGCATTCACTCTTTCTTGTTTTCTGCAACCGCATCATGACGTCAGCTGTTTCCGCTGGTTCTTTGCTG GCAAGTAAAAAAGCATTGGACCCAGTGGCTCCCATTTATAAGTATTCCCTTGTGTCGGTAACAAACATTCTAACCACAACTTGTCAGTATGAG GCCCTCAAATATGTTAGTTTTCCTGTTCAGACTCTTGCGAAATGTGCGAAAATGATACCAGTTATG GTCTGGGGTACACTTATCATGCAGAAGAGATATAAGGGACCTGACTATTTGTTGGCTTTTTTAGTTACCCTTGGCTGCTCAGTATTTATCTTATATCCG GCAGGAACAGACATAAGTCCATACAGTAGAGGAAGGGAAAATACAGTTTGGGGTGTTCTTCTAATGGTTGGCTATCTTGG GTTTGATGGCTTTACAAGCACATTCCAAGATAAGATGTTTAGAGGCTATGACATGGAGATACATAATCAGATATTTTATACAACACTGTGTTCTTGTCTTCTTAGCTTGACAG gtCTTATTGTACAAGGACAAATGATATCAGCAGTAGAATTTGTATATCGGCATCATGATTGTTTCTTTGACATAGCATTACTTTCAACT GTTGCAACAATcagtcaattttttatttcctacACAATTCGCACTTTTGGTGCTCTGACTTTTGCGACCATAATGACCACGAGACAG TTGGTGAGCATTATGTTGTCGTGTGTGTGGTTTTCTCATCCTCTTAGCTGGGAACAGTGGATTGGAGCC GTCATTGTCTTCGGTTCCCTTTATGCAAAAAGTTTCTGGAAGAAAGCACCTCAGAAGACAACCTCCTCTGTAGCACCTGTTCAAAATGAGAATTCGAATGATTTGAAGGACAACCCGTGA